A segment of the Deltaproteobacteria bacterium PRO3 genome:
ATAATTGCGGATTATGCGGCCCGGAACCCGCAGAGGTATGCGACGGGATTGATAATGATTGCGACGGTGAAGTGGATGAAGGGGTAACTAACTCATGCGGAGGTTGCTGGCAGGAGGGGCCGGAAATCTGTGATAATTTGGATAATGATTGTGACGGGATTATTGATGAAGCTGATGCGCCGATTTTTTGCGGAATTGGCGCTTGTGAACGCTCCGTTGATTCGGTGTGTCAATTATGCGCCCCAGGTCCTCCGGATTTTGCTAACGAATCCTTTCAAAATGGTACTTGCAGTAACGGTGTTGATGATGATTGCGATGGAATGACCGACTTTAGCGATCTTCCGGATTGCATTCAACTCCAAGGAGGGGGTGGATGATGAGGACATTCATTTTCTTGTCAATGATTGTTGGCGCGCTGTTTATTAATGCCTGCGGCGCTGGTTGTCCAACTAGAGAGGTAACGCAGGAATTAAGTTCATTCGAATCCTACCAGGTAACCGTGTCGGACGGGGTTAATCCTGCTTTTTCGAAAGATATATCCCCTTCGGATTCTGATCAATTTGCCTCCTTTGAGGTTACCTCTTCTTATATCAATCCAAATAACCCAGCACCAAATGACTTAATTTCCTTTCAATTCTTTTTTCCAAGGAATGCCTTGCCCGGAGGGGAGAGTATATTCCAGCAATCATCCGGTGAGATCTTCACGATCCCCGCTACCGCTTATACTGGTGAGGATGTGATTTATTTTGAAACCGCCCCCAATACGCCAAAATATCTGCCTACAACATTTTCGGGAACGGTCTCGATTACGGACCCGAATCATGTTTATTTTAATCTAACATTCGAAAACGGAAGTGACACGCGCCACATCCAATCGGTGTTCTTTTTTCAAACCGCCACCTTCGACCAGCCGATTGGAGAATGTGAGCCTTAAAATACTTCGCAACCTCTGAACTTTAATAAATTGAAAGGCTAATGCCCAGCCAGACTGAATCCATGCCTTATGCTGTGAACGTTTGATGACTGCGACGGAATGACGGACTTTAATGACTTACCCGATTGTCTTCAGCTACAGGGCGGAGGTGGCTAATGAAATTTTGGATTATTATCTTTTTTGCACTATTGGCAATCCAGTTAAATTCGTGCTTTGGAGGATGTCCTACACGAGAGGTCACCCAACAGGTGAGTGAATTCGAATCCTATTCGGTTACGGTGGTTTCGCCTCCAGATCCTGAATTTACCTATCAAGAAGATCCTGCTAATCCGACCCAGTTTGGGTCTTTTGAGGTGACCGAGGGTTACATAAACCCCAATAAAACAATTCCCTCCAATATTGTCTCCTATCAATTCTTCTTCCGAAGAACTGCCCTCCCCGGAGGGCAAGACATTTTTGATCAGACTGCCGGAGAGGTTTTTACAATCCCCGAAACCCAATACGATGGGAAGGACGTTATTTACGTGGAGTTTGCTCCTGAAACCCCGGACTACGTTCCGACCTCATATTCGGGAACTGTTAGGATCACCGACCCGAACCATGTTCAATTCGAACTCACCTTCTTCAATGGTGATCAATTACGTATTATTAATTCGGTCTTTTTCTTTCAAACGGCCACATTTGACTCACCGATCGGGGAATGTGAACCTTGAGAAGACTCTGGAAACAATCTAATTACTTTCTTGCTTTCCTTAATCTGCTCTACTTATCCGCCCTGAATTCCTGCGCTGGCGGTTGCCCTACTAGGGAAGTCACGCAGGAGCTGGCTCAACTTGAATCCTATCAAGTCATTATTTCCGATCCGGGTCCTGTAGAATTTACCGTCGAAGTCACTCCGGATCAGCCATCTCCTGGTTTTCAGGTGATAGACGGATATATATATCCCTCAAAGCCTCCGCCCTCAGACGGCATTTCATTTAAATTCTTTTTTCGGGATGATGCGCTACCAGGGGGAGAAAGTATCTTTGATCAAATGGAAGGGGAAGTCTTTAGCTATCAGAATGTACCGTATGACGGTCAGGACATCATTTATATCGAGTTCGCCCCCAATACCCCTGATTACGTCCCGACTTCCTACTCAGGCACCGTATCCATCACAGACCCAAATCACGTGCTGTTTGACTTGACCTTCACTAATGGAAGTCAATCTCGCCGGGTAGAATCGGTCTTTTTCTTCCAGACTGCGACCTTTGACTCTCCGATCGGAGAATGCGAACCATGAGCCGCAAGACCTTGGCCCTGTTCCTCCTCGTCGCCTTCGTCTGCTGCACCGCCTGCGGAAAGTGGAACCCGGCGACCGTCCAGGACATGCGCGACACCTTCGCGCATAAAAAGGAAAAGACGGGGGACCGTTACCGCTTCACGGCGCCCGATGGAAAGACTCTCCACGTCAACGGGAAAAACCTGAACATCGAAGGCGACGACCTGCTGGTGCGGAAGGGGCGCATGCAGCATCGCATCCCCTTGGATCAGACGCAGAAGATCGAAAAGTTTAAGCTGAATGCCGGGGCCACGATTGGGGCCGTGTTGGGAGGCGTCGCCGGTCTTTTTACCGTATTTCTCATCCCCGGTCTGCTCTCGCTCAGCGAGGACTCTTGAGCGGCGACCCTGCTCGTGTGATTCGAACACGGAGTGTCATCCAGGTCGCAGCCACCAACGGATTTTTCGCCGCCGAATGAAAAGAATGTGCCGGTGGTCGGGGTCGAACCGACATGAGCGTAAGCCCACACGATTTTGAGTCGTGCGCGTCTGCCAATTCCGCCACACCGGCGAGGAAGGCTCCGTTTCTTAAACTCTTTCCCCGGATTTTGTCTAGTGGTCAATTCGCCGGTCATCGGCGGCCGCTTAGGGCTTCAGCGAGATCTCGGACACGCGGTAGTTCAGCCACGGCCTAATCCAACTGAGCGGGAAGAAGAGGTTGGCCGCCTTGGTCTCCGGCGCGACCTGGACCTCGAGGATCAGGGGGTTTTGGGCGTTGTCCAAGATCTTGAGCCGCGCGAGCCAGTTGCCCGCCTCGAGGACCGTCACCTCGCGGGTGACGCCGTTCAGCTTCAGGGGGAAATCGGCCGAGTCGTCGGTCACCTTCAGCTCCTGGGCCGCGGCCTTTTTGTCGGGCCAGGCCTCCAAGCCGCGGTTGGCCAATTCCAGGCTGGCCTCGATCAGCTCGTTGCCCTGGGCGGGGCCCAGCAGCGGGTTGTCGAGCAGTCCCAGGCCCCAAACCGTCTTGCCTTCCTTTTTCAGCTCGCCGAAGGCCTTGTCGCTCAGCCAGATCGCCGTGCTGTTCGACAGGAAGAGCTCGCCGCCCGGCCAGAAGAGGGGCAGGGTCATGCGGCGGCCGTCGACGGTGTTGGCTAGGGTCATCTTGCCGGAGCCGTCGCCGGCCTCGGGGAGGGCGCCGCTCGGGAGACTCTCGGGGCTTGCCCCTTCCGCAGCGGCGAGGCGCCAGGTGAAGGCGAGGCCCTCCGCGCCGCTGGGGTTTTCGACGAGGATCTTGCGGGGCTTGGCGCCCGCGCCTTCCTGAACGAGGGTGATCTCGAGCCCCTTCCTTAATATAAGATCTTTTCCCTCCAACTTGGGGCCGTTGGGTTTGTCGGCCTTCTCGATGGGTTGGTCGGGCGCGGGGGCGCGGCGGCAGGCCGTCGCTCCCAAGAAAAAGCCGAGCTGGAGGACGGCGAGTAGGATGCGGATGGCTTTCATGAAGGCTTTCCCTCCTTGGGGGCGAAAGTGAGATCCAAAATGGACAAAATCCACAGGGACGCGATCGCCAAAAGAAAGGCGAGCAGCACTTGATAGTCGATCTTCCAGGCCTGAGCGAGCAGGGGGAAGGGATTCAGCTCTGGAGGCCGCCGCACCCCCTGCTTGTTCGCCAGCGCGAAAACCACGGAAAGGAAGCGCGCGACCCCCGCGAGGGTGAGCAAGAGGGTCAGGCCGATCATCAGGCCGCCGCGGAGGCGTCGCCCGACGTACCACTGGCCGGCGCCGGGAAAGACCGTCGCGCTGAGCAGGATCGGAAACCATTTCCCTCGAGCCTTCATCCCGGAGCCCCATGCTGATTAAAAAATGAGCAATGTGCTATTTCGCCTCCGGCGCCTCGGCCTCCGAGGCTCTCGCCGAATATATCGCGTTCTCATTTCGAAAAATCGCGCCCGCGTCGCGGGAAAAAAATTATTCACCGACTTTTTCACAGCTTCTTAACAGCGCCTGTGAATGATTCAGGACAACGCCTTGGCCTCTTGCCAGAGTCTGTCGAATTCCTCCGCCGTGCAATCTTGGAGCCTTTTGCCGCCTTGCCGGAGCTTTTGCTCCATCCTTTCGAAGCGCCGCTGAAATTTGAGCGTGCTCTTGCGCAGGGCCTCCTCGGGGTTGATCTTAAGAAAGCGCGCCGCTTGCGCGAGGGAGAAGAGCAGGTCGCCGAACTCTTCTTCGACGGCATCCTGGTTCTCTGCGCGGATTCCTTCATGCAGTTCTTGAAGCTCTTCGTTCACCTTGGCGAGGACGCCCTGGGCGTCGGGCCAATCGAATCCGACCCGCGAGGCCTTGGCGCCCAGGCGATAGGCGCGGGCGAGGGCGGGCGTTTGTACAGGGACGCCGGCGAGCAGCGACTCGTTGGGGTCCTTCTCCGCCGCCTTGATCTGTTCCCACTGCCGCAGGGCCTCCTCTGCCTCGTGGACCTCGCCCTCGGCGAAGACGTGCGGGTGGCGGCGGACCAGCTTCTCGATGAGGTGGGTTAGGACCTCGTCGATGCGGAAGGAATTTTCTTCGGAGGCGATGCGGCTGTGGAAGACGATTTGCAGAAGCAGATCTCCCAGCTCTTCCTTGAGCTGCTTCGGATCCTTGGCGTCGATGGCGGCGATGACCTCGTAGGTCTCCTCGAGGAGGCAGGGGACGAGGGAGTCGGGGGTCTGCTTCTTGTCCCAGGGGCAGCCCTTGGGGCCGCGAAGCTCGTCCATCACTTTCAATAAGGTCATGAACAGCTCGGGAGTCGATTGCTTTCCGAGGGAATTCAAATCCATGCGTCCGCTTAGCATCGCGACTTGGGGCTGTCGACCCTATTTTCCGGTTGAATCCCGGGGGGCGTTGTGAAAAGGTTTAAGAAATTCGGATCCTTCGCGGGGTGACTGCGCGAATCCTCCGAATCCTAGCCGGGATAGCTCAGTTGGTAGAGCAACTGATTCGTAATCAGTAGGTCGACGGTTCAAGTCCGTTTCCCGGCTCTATTCGCTCGCTCGGAGTATTCCGAGCGAGCGAAAACCCAGGGGGAGCAAGCGGGCAAACCGGCCAGGTTGTGGCCGGGCAAACCGTGAGATAGGGTATAAACCCTATCCGAGCTTGCTCCGCTCCTTCCCCTTCAATCTGCCCATGGGCAGGGGATATCCTTTCCTATTGACGAATTCGCCCGGGGCATTCCAGGCTCGCTGATTGACACTCGTGTACATAAATGGCTATATTGAGGCATGATTCAGGTCAAGGTCGCCGAGTTTCGCAACAAACTCAGCGCTTATTTAAAGCGCGTTCGTCACGGGGCGGAGGTGGTCATCACCGATCGCGAGACGCCTATCGGCCGCTTGCTGCCATATCGCGAAGGCGCCGAAGAAGCCTTTGAGCTGGTGGAACCGGACAAGGGTTACGCCGGCCTGGCGAAGCTCAAGGCACCTACGCTCAAGAAAAATTACCAAGCGGTCGAAGCCCTGCTGGCGGAAAGGCGTCGACGTTGATCTGTTACCTCGACAGCTCCGTGGTCTTAAGGCACGTGTTTGGGGAACCGAACCCTCTCCAAGAATGGACAAAAATCAAGCAGGGCTTCTCGAGCCGCCTGCTGCGGTTGGAGTGCTTCCGAACCGTCGACCGGATTCGCCTGCGCGGGGGATTGTCCGCCGAAGAGGTTTCCGAGAGGTTTTCCGCCCTCCACCGGCTCTTGGACCACCTAGGCGTGCTTCCCTTGACCGCTCGAGTTTTGGACCGGGCTGAGTTGGGGATGCACCTCCCTCTGGGGACTCTCGACGGCATTCATTTGGCGACCGCCCTATTATGGAGGGAGAAGCACGGGGCGGATTTCGTCTTTGCCACCCATGATCGTGAACTGGGATTGGCGGCGCGGTCGCAAGGGCTTGAGGTCATCGGAATATAAAGGAGATGCTTATGAGCCGCTTGTCACGTTTTTGGGTCCTGGTCTTGGGGTGTGTCTTTTGGATTTTGCCTGTGTCGGGTAGGGCTCAAGTCGCCCAGGATCAAGAGCTTACCTATAAAGACCTCAAGTTCGCCTGCACCGGGGTGGCCGAATCCAAAGAGGACCCGCGATGGGGGAAATACTCCACCAAGCTCATGTTCACGACCGGCGGGCGGGCCTACGTCTCTTATATTCAACTCAGCGTCAAAGACGCTCAGGGCAACCTCGTCTTCGAGACCGACTGCGACGCGCCCTGGATCGTCGTCGACCTCAAACCCGGCAAATACTCCCTCACCGCCACCGCCCTGAAGAAATACACCAAGACGGCCAACCTCACCGTCGGGGGTGGCAAACAAACCGAATTGGCGATAAGATTTCCCGAAATTTCGGGCGATATGTAGCTTTCGGCAAAAAGCCATTGACACCTGCGGACCGACGAAATAAGGCTCCGGCAATTTGACGCGATTTAGCCGCGCAAAGGGCGATTTCAAGGAGAGACGAGTGCAGGTCAAGCCCTGGCAAGAAATGAAAAAGAAAAAGAAGGCGCTGGAACGGATTTTCAAAAACCTCCCACGGTAGCGGGAGGTTTTTTTTTATCCGCTCGGGCCTTCCGCGGGACAAGCATGGCAAACACCTCGGAAAAAATCTTGATGGACGCCTCACAGCTCGAGGCCGTGCTGCAGCGCCTGGCCTCCCAGGTCGCCGAGCGGCAGGGGAGCGACGGCGCCTATAAGATCGTCGGCATCCATACCCGCGGCGTGCCCATCGCCCGGCGGCTGGCGGCCCTGCTTAAAAGCCCCGAGCCCATCGGCATCCTGGACATCAATCTCTACCGCGACGACCTGAGCACCGTGGCCGACATGCCGGTCGTCAAAGAGACCGTCCTGCCCTTTCCGGTGGACGGGGCGAGGGTCCTCTTGGTCGACGACGTCCTTTATACCGGACGCACCGTGCGCGCGGCCCTGGATGCCCTCTTCGACCTGGGGCGTCCCAAAAAGGTCGAATTGCTGGCCCTGGTCGACCGCGGCGGGCGGGAGATCCCGCTGCAAGCCGACCTCTGCGGCAAGACCCTGCAAGTCCCCGACGACGAGGTCGTCAAGGTGAGGCTGAAAGAGACCGACGGTCAAGACCAAGTCGTGATCGCGAAACTATAAAGGTAATATGTCGCTCAAGACACCACATATCCTGAGCATGTCGGACCTAAGCCGGGAAGAGATCGAGTTCATCTTCCAAACCACCGACACCTTCCGCGAGGTCGGCGGCCGCGCGATCAAGAAGGTCCCCGCACTGCGCGGCAAGACCGTGATCAACCTCTTTTTCGAGAATTCCACCCGCACCCGCACCAGCTTCGAGATCGCCGGCAAGCGCCTCTCCGCCGACGTCATCAATATCTCCAAGTCCTCTTCCTCAGCGACCAAGGGAGAGACCCTGCTGGACACGGCCAAAAACCTGGTGGCCATGTCGCCCGACATCCTCGTCGTGCGCCACCCCTCGGCGGGGGCGCCCCACGCGGTTGCCGGCATCCTGCAGCGCGCCCGCATCATCAACGCGGGCGACGGCGCCCACGAGCACCCGACCCAGGCCCTGCTCGACCTGCTCACCATCCGCGACCATAAAAAGAAGATCGAGGGCTTGCGCGTCGGCATCGTCGGCGATATCGCGCACTCCCGCGTCGCCCGCTCCAACATCCGCGGCCTCAAGACCTTCGGGGCCAAGGTCACGGTGGTGGGGCCGAAGAGCATGATCCCCGCCGGCATCGCCGCCCTGGGGGTCGACGTCAGCTACGACCTGGCCGAGGTCCTGCCCGACTTCGACGTGATCATGATGCTGCGGATCCAAAGCGAGCGCCTCGACCGGACGCCCTTTCCCAGCCTGCGCGAGTATTCCCGGTTTTACGGCCTGAACCCGCAGCTGCTGAAGCGGGCCAAGCCCGGCGTCGTCATCATGCACCCCGGGCCCGTCAACCGCGGCGTCGAGATCTCGCCCGAGGTGGCCGATGGTCCGTACTCGCTGATCCTCGACCAGGTGAAGAACGGGGTGGCGGTGCGGATGGCCTTGTTGTACCTGCTCGCTGGCGAAATCGAGAACGTGAAGAACGAATAAGGATAGAGAGTGAAAAGCGAAGCCTATTTCATCAAGAACGCGAGAATCTTCGACCCGACGCTGGGCCTCGACCAAGTCGGAGACGTCCTGCTGCGTGAGGGCAAGATCGAGGCCTTGGGCGCGGGGCTCAAGCCGCAGGGGGATTTCAAGACTATCGAGGGGAAGGGCAAGGTCCTGGTACCCGGCTTCGTCGACCTGCACACCCACCTGCGCGAGCCCGGCTTCGAGCACAAAGAGACCGTCGAGACCGGCACCCGCTCGGCGGCCGCCGGCGGCTTCACCACGATCTGCTGCATGGCCAACACCAACCCGGTCAACGACAACGCCGCGGTCACCGAATACATCCTGAACAAGGCCCGCGAGAAGGCCAGCGTCCGAGTCCTGCCGATCGGCGCGATCAGCAAGGGCCTGCAGGGCAAGGAACTCGCCGAGATCGGCGAGCTGAAGCAGGCCGGCTGCGTCGGCGTCTCCGACGACGGGATGACCGTGATGGACAGCCAGCTGATGCGCCTGGCCATGGACTACGCCCGGGGCTTCGACCTGCCGGTGCTCACGCATTCCGTCGACGCCGAGTTGGCGCGCGGCGCGGCCATGCACGAGGGCGAGGTCAGCTGTCGCCTGGGCCTCAAGGGCATGCCCGCCGAGGCCGAGGACATCATCGTCGCCCGGGACATCTATTTGAGCCGCCTGACCGGCTGCCGCCTCCACGTCGCCCACGTCAGCACCCTGGGCAGCGTCGAGTTGATCCGTCAGGCCAAGCGCGCCGGCCTGCCCGTGACGGGCGAGGCGGCGCCGCACCACTTCACCTTGACCGATCAGGCCTGCGAGGGCTACGACACGCACGCCAAGATGTGTCCCCCGCTGCGCAGCGAAGAACATCGCCGGGCCGTCGTCGCGGGCTTGGCCGACGGCACCCTCGACTGCATCGCGACCGACCACGCGCCCCACGCGACCGTCGACAAGGAGACCGAGTTCGACCAGGCCGCCTTCGGCATCCTGGGCTTCGAGACGGCCTTGCCGCTGGCCTTGCGGTTGGTCGAGCAAAAGGCGATCAGCCTGGCGCGGATGGTCGAGGCCCTCACCGCCAAGCCGCTCGCGGTCTTGCGCCGGCCCTACCAGGGGCTTAAAGTGGGCGCCGACGCGGATGTCGCCTTGTTGGATTTGGAGGGCCTTTGGACCTATCGTGCGGCGGAGGGCTTTTCCAAGAGCCGCAACAGTCCCTTCGAGGGCTGGGAGTTGAAGGGGAGGGCGGTCGCGACGTGGGTGGGGGGGAGATGGGTGCATGCCCTGTAACGATTTATTAATTTATTAAAAGACATTCCTCGGAAATTCTATGCTGCTCAAAAAAGACAAAGCTATATTGATGCTCCAAGACGGCACCCACTTCGAGGGCTACTCCTTCGGCTACGCCGGCGAGGCCAGCGGTGAGGTCGTCTTCAACACCTCGCTGATCGGCTACCAGGAGATCCTGACCGATCCCTCCTATAAGGGGCAGATCGTCACGATGACCTACCCGATGATAGGCAACTACGGCGTCAACGCCGTCGACGTCGAGTCCGCCGCGCCCCAGGTCGAGGGCTTCATCGTGAAGGAGTACTCCCGGACCTACAGCAATTACCGCGCGAAGGAGTCGCTGGGCGACTATCTCAAGCGTTACAAGATCCCCGGCATCGAGGGCATCGACACCCGCGCCCTGGTCCGCCACATCCGCGACAAGGGCGCCCAGCCGGGCCTGATCTCGACGACCGATTTCGACTTAAAGAGCCTCCGCAAGCGCGCCAAGCAGCTCCCCTCGATGGAAGGACAAGACCTGGTCCGCGAGGTGACCTGCGCGAAGCCCTATGTCTGGAAGGAAGGCACCTATTCGGTGGAGCGCGGCGGGGCGGCGGCCCCCGCGGCGGGACTGCGCCGCAAGGTGATCGCCTACGACTTCGGCATCAAGAAGAACATCCTGCGCAACTTGGTCGACGCCGGCTGCGACGTGAAGGTGGTCCCGGCGACCACCCCGGCCGAGGAGGTCTTGGCCGAGAAGCCCGATGGGGTGTTCTTGAGCAACGGCCCGGGCGACCCGGCCGCGGTGAGCTACGGCATCGACAACGCCAAGAAGCTGATCGGCAAGGTCCCGCTTTTCGGTATCTGCCTGGGTCATCAGATCCTCGGCCTGGCCCTCGGCGCGAAGACCTACAAGCTCAAATTCGGCCACCGCGGCGGCAACCAGCCGGTCAAAAATCTCCAGAGCGGCCAGGTCGAGATCACCGCCCAAAATCACGGCTTCGCCATCGACCCCAAATCGCTCGGCAAGGTGGGGCAGCTGACCCACGTCCACCTCAACGACAACACGGTCTCGGGCTTCAGCCGCGAGGAAGACGCCGTGATGGCCGTGCAGTACCACCCCGAGGCCTCGCCGGGGCCGCACGATTCGCTCTATTTGTTCCAACAATTCCGCAACATGATGGATTCGAAGAGTTAATATGCCCAAACGCACCGACCTAAAAAAAATCATGCTCATCGGCAGCGGCCCGATCGTCATCGGGCAGGCCTGCGAATTCGACTACAGCGGCGTCCAGGCCATCAAGGCCCTGAAGGAAGACGGCTACCAGGTGGTCCTGATCAACTCCAACCCGGCGACGATCATGACCGACCCCGAGTTCGCCGACGCCACCTATATCGAGCCGATGACGCCCGAAATCGTCGCGCGCATCCTCGAGAAGGAACGGCCCGACG
Coding sequences within it:
- the carA gene encoding glutamine-hydrolyzing carbamoyl-phosphate synthase small subunit; amino-acid sequence: MLLKKDKAILMLQDGTHFEGYSFGYAGEASGEVVFNTSLIGYQEILTDPSYKGQIVTMTYPMIGNYGVNAVDVESAAPQVEGFIVKEYSRTYSNYRAKESLGDYLKRYKIPGIEGIDTRALVRHIRDKGAQPGLISTTDFDLKSLRKRAKQLPSMEGQDLVREVTCAKPYVWKEGTYSVERGGAAAPAAGLRRKVIAYDFGIKKNILRNLVDAGCDVKVVPATTPAEEVLAEKPDGVFLSNGPGDPAAVSYGIDNAKKLIGKVPLFGICLGHQILGLALGAKTYKLKFGHRGGNQPVKNLQSGQVEITAQNHGFAIDPKSLGKVGQLTHVHLNDNTVSGFSREEDAVMAVQYHPEASPGPHDSLYLFQQFRNMMDSKS
- a CDS encoding type II toxin-antitoxin system prevent-host-death family antitoxin, whose product is MIQVKVAEFRNKLSAYLKRVRHGAEVVITDRETPIGRLLPYREGAEEAFELVEPDKGYAGLAKLKAPTLKKNYQAVEALLAERRRR
- a CDS encoding type II toxin-antitoxin system VapC family toxin; its protein translation is MICYLDSSVVLRHVFGEPNPLQEWTKIKQGFSSRLLRLECFRTVDRIRLRGGLSAEEVSERFSALHRLLDHLGVLPLTARVLDRAELGMHLPLGTLDGIHLATALLWREKHGADFVFATHDRELGLAARSQGLEVIGI
- a CDS encoding aspartate carbamoyltransferase catalytic subunit, which codes for MSLKTPHILSMSDLSREEIEFIFQTTDTFREVGGRAIKKVPALRGKTVINLFFENSTRTRTSFEIAGKRLSADVINISKSSSSATKGETLLDTAKNLVAMSPDILVVRHPSAGAPHAVAGILQRARIINAGDGAHEHPTQALLDLLTIRDHKKKIEGLRVGIVGDIAHSRVARSNIRGLKTFGAKVTVVGPKSMIPAGIAALGVDVSYDLAEVLPDFDVIMMLRIQSERLDRTPFPSLREYSRFYGLNPQLLKRAKPGVVIMHPGPVNRGVEISPEVADGPYSLILDQVKNGVAVRMALLYLLAGEIENVKNE
- a CDS encoding dihydroorotase gives rise to the protein MKSEAYFIKNARIFDPTLGLDQVGDVLLREGKIEALGAGLKPQGDFKTIEGKGKVLVPGFVDLHTHLREPGFEHKETVETGTRSAAAGGFTTICCMANTNPVNDNAAVTEYILNKAREKASVRVLPIGAISKGLQGKELAEIGELKQAGCVGVSDDGMTVMDSQLMRLAMDYARGFDLPVLTHSVDAELARGAAMHEGEVSCRLGLKGMPAEAEDIIVARDIYLSRLTGCRLHVAHVSTLGSVELIRQAKRAGLPVTGEAAPHHFTLTDQACEGYDTHAKMCPPLRSEEHRRAVVAGLADGTLDCIATDHAPHATVDKETEFDQAAFGILGFETALPLALRLVEQKAISLARMVEALTAKPLAVLRRPYQGLKVGADADVALLDLEGLWTYRAAEGFSKSRNSPFEGWELKGRAVATWVGGRWVHAL
- the mazG gene encoding nucleoside triphosphate pyrophosphohydrolase, with translation MTLLKVMDELRGPKGCPWDKKQTPDSLVPCLLEETYEVIAAIDAKDPKQLKEELGDLLLQIVFHSRIASEENSFRIDEVLTHLIEKLVRRHPHVFAEGEVHEAEEALRQWEQIKAAEKDPNESLLAGVPVQTPALARAYRLGAKASRVGFDWPDAQGVLAKVNEELQELHEGIRAENQDAVEEEFGDLLFSLAQAARFLKINPEEALRKSTLKFQRRFERMEQKLRQGGKRLQDCTAEEFDRLWQEAKALS
- the pyrR gene encoding bifunctional pyr operon transcriptional regulator/uracil phosphoribosyltransferase PyrR yields the protein MANTSEKILMDASQLEAVLQRLASQVAERQGSDGAYKIVGIHTRGVPIARRLAALLKSPEPIGILDINLYRDDLSTVADMPVVKETVLPFPVDGARVLLVDDVLYTGRTVRAALDALFDLGRPKKVELLALVDRGGREIPLQADLCGKTLQVPDDEVVKVRLKETDGQDQVVIAKL